One segment of Grus americana isolate bGruAme1 chromosome 23, bGruAme1.mat, whole genome shotgun sequence DNA contains the following:
- the KIAA1522 gene encoding uncharacterized protein KIAA1522 homolog isoform X1: MSAGAAPAAGGEREPERGGGSVADPPRRKKARAGSLRRAFSWLRGRRRRHKDSSPPAGAEGRGAAKGDAEKRLSVQYTAGEECPDNVFFPSTRPPHLEELHNQAQQGLKSLQHQEKQKQTKSAWDHGDTSSLQSCASLEDDSVSFRSRTASCATNSTSEDALSIRSEMIQRKGSTFRPHDSFPKSSERAGKKRKERRTTVLGIPQHVQKELGLRNSREAKGCPDGDGRGQAGRGGSPTPQVLLNGGQVSGDAIRIPTIDGKLQTLAVPGGARVCLGALEEADAALQKHINRVYYDDTLLGRKTAAKLSPMVRPKSLAVPGMTTNASPPELLSPVMSISPQGTYMSKIIPNAILPPMVDVVALTRSSVRTLSRCSLVSSSPASVRSLARFSEHGTRSREPSSSSDNWSHSQSTETIVSNSSTISSQGGSDRRQPEAGPYSEADAVACSNTDQVSIYSSNSFASSCSKPAASHTPVAPGLLAVGGSSGRASPAYSTSSQAEGSDTGSMASERSSTRSVSLRKMKKPPAPPRRTYSLYQKAEGEPKVLGLPPKPDRRSQRESSVPWAARHEPFSPTAEDEVFSPSSLSETSSLRSESLAGTSSPEASRGSPGVTVVLMEPQAPSKWSCPDGSDRTMSPSSGYSSQSGTPTLPAKGLGPPSVSPGRAQPQKPDRVCSLQSPALSVSSSLTSISSSASDPAPHETLPCRSDRFIIPPHPKVPAPFSPPPTKPQQPMAPAGPLLPSPSPPVPSTAGQEPSAKPSSKSPPPSPPPAYHPPPPPVKKVEGSPQAASEAPVDAAWPPPPPPAPEEHDLSMADFPPPDEAYLSSLPDAAPAPAAGQKVAPSPGAASSSFLATVSSRSQQQGPLAGAPQPPSHAEPPPEAAVPPPPPLPPPSALAPPPQTSLKKAANGPRADAKKEPASRSKSGPVPKEDASLPIVTPSLLQMVRLRSVNVEPPAGAGAGAEERPAPQKPVRRSLSMRQPPPAKDAVPSNQLHHAVHLKAAALSSGEAAEKPPGSRAALPGPEAPPGDGQLSPRHKSPASTASFIFAKSSKKLVIETASSPEAQADLKRNLVAELMNFSGQRSAAPAATQQGPGKVQAHRKPSKMPPPVAKKPSLGPGPAPSPLSPKAPGTEALGSPVPDGKAKAVPADESRTKSEPAGTAASGTEGRSAVEPTAQSLPAQDGRGETA; the protein is encoded by the exons GCGCTGCCAAGGGCGATGCCGAGAAGCGGCTGAGCGTGCAGTACACGGCGGGCGAGGAATGCCCCGACAACGTCTTCTTCCCCAGCACACGGCCCCCGCACCTGGAGGAGCTGCACAACCAGGCTCAGCAGGGACTGAAGTCCCTGCAGCACCAGG agaagcagaagcagacCAAAAGTGCCTGGGACCACGGGGACACCAGCAGCCTCCAG TCCTGCGCATCCTTGGAGGATGACAGCGTGTCCTTCCGGAGCCGGACGGCCTCCTGTGCCACGAACAGCACCTCCGAGGACGCCCTCTCCATCCGCTCCGAGATGATCCAGCGGAAAG GTTCCACCTTCCGACCGCACGACTCCTTTCCCAAATCCTCGGAGAGGGCTGgcaagaagaggaaggagaggaggacaaCGGTGCTGGGCATCCCCCAGCATGTCCAGAAGGAGCTGG GTCTCAGGAACAGCCGGGAAGCCAAAGGATGCCCCGATGGTGATGGccgagggcaggcagggcgcGGTGGCAGCCCCACGCCgcaggtcttgctgaatggcgGGCAGGTCTCCGGCGACGCCATCCGCATCCCCACCATCGACGGGAAACTGCAGACGCTGGCTGTCCCCGGGGGCGCCCGTGTCTGCCTGGGAGCCTTGGAGGAGGCGGACGCGGCCCTGCAGAAGCACATCAACCGGGTTTATTACGACGACACGTTGCTGGGGAGGAAGACGGCGGCCAAGCTGTCGCCCATGGTGAGGCCGAAGTCACTAGCCGTGCCGGGCATGACCACCAACGCCAGCCCCCCGGAGCTGCTGAGCCCCGTCATGTCCATCTCACCCCAGGGCACCTACATGTCCAAGATCATCCCCAACGCCATCCTGCCACCCATGGTGGACGTGGTGGCCCTGACCCGGAGCAGCGTGCGGACGCTGAGCCGCTGCAGCCTGGTGTCCTCCAGCCCGGCCTCAGTGCGCTCCCTCGCTCGCTTCTCAGAGCACGGCACCCGCAGCCGCgagccttcctcctccagtgACAACTGGAGCCACTCGCAGTCCACAGAGACCATcgtctccaacagctccaccaTCTCCTCCCAGGGTGGCTCTGACCGCCGGCAGCCCGAGGCAGGGCCGTACAGTGAGGCAGATGCCGTGGCTTGCTCCAACACCGACCAAGTCAGCATCTACAGCTCCAACAGCTTcgccagctcctgctccaagcCTGCTGCCAGCCACACGCCTGTGGCCCCCGGGCTCCTGGCCGTGGGGGGCAGCAGCGGCCGGGCATCCCCCGCCTACAGCACGAGCAGCCAGGCGGAGGGCTCGGACACAGGCAGCATGGCCAGCGAGCGCTCCTCCACCCGCAGCGTCTCCCTCAGGAAGATGAAGaagcccccggccccccctcgCAGGACCTACTCGCTGTACCAGAAAGCCGAGGGGGAGCCCaaggtgctggggctgccccccaaGCCCGACCGGCGGTCCCAGCGGGAGAGCAGCGTGCCCTGGGCCGCACGCCACGAGCCCTTCAGCCCCACGGCCGAGGATGAGGTCTTCTCCCCGTCGTCGCTGAGCGAGACCAGCAGCCTCCGCTCCGAGAGCCTGGCCGGCACCAGCTCCCCCGAGGCCTCgcggggcagccctggggtgACGGTGGTGCTGATGGAGCCCCAGGCTCCGTCCAAGTGGAGCTGCCCGGACGGGTCTGACCGCACCATGTCCCCCTCCAGTGGCTACTCCAGCCAGAGCGGGACGCCCACGCTGCCCGCCAAGGGGCTGGGACCCCCATCTGTGTCCCcgggcagggctcagccccagaAGCCGGACCGGGTCTGCTCCCTGCAGTCACCTGCACTCTCCGTGTCCTCCTCCCtcacctccatctcctcctcagCCTCAGACCCGGCTCCCCACGAGACACTGCCCTGCCGCTCAGACCGGTTCATCATCCCGCCGCACCCCAAGGTGCCCgctcccttctccccaccacccaccaagccccagcagcccatggcccccgccggccccctcctcccctcgccGAGCCCACCGGTGCCCAGCACTGCCGGCCAGGAGCCCTCggccaagcccagcagcaagTCTCCACCGCCATCGCCGCCGCCTGCCTACCACCCGCCTCCTCCGCCGGTGAAGAAGGTGGAGGGGAGCCCCCAGGCCGCCAGCGAGGCCCCCGTCGATGCCGCCTGGCCCCCACCACCTCCGCCGGCTCCCGAGGAGCATGACCTGTCCATGGCAGACTTCCCCCCTCCGGATGAAGCCtatctctccagcctgcccgATGCCGCACCGGCTCCGGCGGCCGGGCAGAAAGTGGCGCCAAGCCCAGGGGCTGCGTCTTCCTCATTCTTGGCCACCGTCTCCTCACGCAGCCAGCAGCAAGGCCCACTGGCCGGGGCACCGCAGCCGCCATCCCATGCTGAGCCTCCTCCCGAGGCTGCCGTGCCCCCACCGCCGCCTCTCCCACCACCCTCGGCTCTGGCTCCACCTCCCCAAACCAGCCTTAAGAAGGCAGCCAACGGCCCCCGGGCGGACGCCAAGAAGGAGCCGGCATCGCGGAGCAAGAGCGGCCCGGTGCCCAAGGAGGACGCCAGCCTGCCCATCGTCACGCCCTCGCTGCTGCAGATGGTGCGGCTGCGCTCCGTGAACGTGGAGCCGCCTGCCGGGGCTGGTGCCGGTGCCGAGGAGCGACCGGCACCCCAGAAGCCCGTCCGCCGGTCCCTGTCCATGCGGCAGCCCCCTCCTGCCAAAGATGCGGTGCCTTCGAACCAGCTCCACCACGCCGTGCATCTCAAGGCAGCCGCCTTGTCCTCCGGCGAGGCTGCGGAGAAGCCGCCGGGCAGCAGAGCGGCTCTGCCCGGCCCTGAGGCCCCCCCCGGGGACGGCCAGCTCTCCCCCAGGCACAAGTCGCCAGCCTCCACCGCCAGCTTCATCTTCGCCAAGAGCTCCAAGAAGCTGGTGATCGAGACGGCCTCGTCCCCCGAGGCGCAGGCCGACCTGAAGAGGAACTTGGTGGCCGAGCTGATGAATTTCTCGGGGCAGCGCTCGGCAGCCCCGGCTGCCACCCAGCAGGGCCCTGGCAAGGTGCAAGCCCACCGAAAACCCAGCAAGATGCCCCCTCCGGTAGCCAAGAAGCCTTCGCTTGGCCCGGGGCCAGCTCCTTCCCCCCTGAGCCCAAAGGCACCGGGGACAGAGGCGCTGGGCTCCCCTGTGCCGGACGGGAAGGCCAAGGCAGTGCCAGCGGACGAGAGCAGGACTAAGAGCGAGCCGGCAGGGACGGCGGCCTCGGGGACGGAGGGCAGGAGTGCCGTGGAGCCGACGGCTCAGAGCCTCCCCGCACAAG ATGGACGGGGAGAGACGGCCTGA
- the KIAA1522 gene encoding uncharacterized protein KIAA1522 homolog isoform X3 has protein sequence MVVFMGRNLSSLLAFFKKKGAAKGDAEKRLSVQYTAGEECPDNVFFPSTRPPHLEELHNQAQQGLKSLQHQEKQKQTKSAWDHGDTSSLQSCASLEDDSVSFRSRTASCATNSTSEDALSIRSEMIQRKGSTFRPHDSFPKSSERAGKKRKERRTTVLGIPQHVQKELGLRNSREAKGCPDGDGRGQAGRGGSPTPQVLLNGGQVSGDAIRIPTIDGKLQTLAVPGGARVCLGALEEADAALQKHINRVYYDDTLLGRKTAAKLSPMVRPKSLAVPGMTTNASPPELLSPVMSISPQGTYMSKIIPNAILPPMVDVVALTRSSVRTLSRCSLVSSSPASVRSLARFSEHGTRSREPSSSSDNWSHSQSTETIVSNSSTISSQGGSDRRQPEAGPYSEADAVACSNTDQVSIYSSNSFASSCSKPAASHTPVAPGLLAVGGSSGRASPAYSTSSQAEGSDTGSMASERSSTRSVSLRKMKKPPAPPRRTYSLYQKAEGEPKVLGLPPKPDRRSQRESSVPWAARHEPFSPTAEDEVFSPSSLSETSSLRSESLAGTSSPEASRGSPGVTVVLMEPQAPSKWSCPDGSDRTMSPSSGYSSQSGTPTLPAKGLGPPSVSPGRAQPQKPDRVCSLQSPALSVSSSLTSISSSASDPAPHETLPCRSDRFIIPPHPKVPAPFSPPPTKPQQPMAPAGPLLPSPSPPVPSTAGQEPSAKPSSKSPPPSPPPAYHPPPPPVKKVEGSPQAASEAPVDAAWPPPPPPAPEEHDLSMADFPPPDEAYLSSLPDAAPAPAAGQKVAPSPGAASSSFLATVSSRSQQQGPLAGAPQPPSHAEPPPEAAVPPPPPLPPPSALAPPPQTSLKKAANGPRADAKKEPASRSKSGPVPKEDASLPIVTPSLLQMVRLRSVNVEPPAGAGAGAEERPAPQKPVRRSLSMRQPPPAKDAVPSNQLHHAVHLKAAALSSGEAAEKPPGSRAALPGPEAPPGDGQLSPRHKSPASTASFIFAKSSKKLVIETASSPEAQADLKRNLVAELMNFSGQRSAAPAATQQGPGKVQAHRKPSKMPPPVAKKPSLGPGPAPSPLSPKAPGTEALGSPVPDGKAKAVPADESRTKSEPAGTAASGTEGRSAVEPTAQSLPAQDGRGETA, from the exons GCGCTGCCAAGGGCGATGCCGAGAAGCGGCTGAGCGTGCAGTACACGGCGGGCGAGGAATGCCCCGACAACGTCTTCTTCCCCAGCACACGGCCCCCGCACCTGGAGGAGCTGCACAACCAGGCTCAGCAGGGACTGAAGTCCCTGCAGCACCAGG agaagcagaagcagacCAAAAGTGCCTGGGACCACGGGGACACCAGCAGCCTCCAG TCCTGCGCATCCTTGGAGGATGACAGCGTGTCCTTCCGGAGCCGGACGGCCTCCTGTGCCACGAACAGCACCTCCGAGGACGCCCTCTCCATCCGCTCCGAGATGATCCAGCGGAAAG GTTCCACCTTCCGACCGCACGACTCCTTTCCCAAATCCTCGGAGAGGGCTGgcaagaagaggaaggagaggaggacaaCGGTGCTGGGCATCCCCCAGCATGTCCAGAAGGAGCTGG GTCTCAGGAACAGCCGGGAAGCCAAAGGATGCCCCGATGGTGATGGccgagggcaggcagggcgcGGTGGCAGCCCCACGCCgcaggtcttgctgaatggcgGGCAGGTCTCCGGCGACGCCATCCGCATCCCCACCATCGACGGGAAACTGCAGACGCTGGCTGTCCCCGGGGGCGCCCGTGTCTGCCTGGGAGCCTTGGAGGAGGCGGACGCGGCCCTGCAGAAGCACATCAACCGGGTTTATTACGACGACACGTTGCTGGGGAGGAAGACGGCGGCCAAGCTGTCGCCCATGGTGAGGCCGAAGTCACTAGCCGTGCCGGGCATGACCACCAACGCCAGCCCCCCGGAGCTGCTGAGCCCCGTCATGTCCATCTCACCCCAGGGCACCTACATGTCCAAGATCATCCCCAACGCCATCCTGCCACCCATGGTGGACGTGGTGGCCCTGACCCGGAGCAGCGTGCGGACGCTGAGCCGCTGCAGCCTGGTGTCCTCCAGCCCGGCCTCAGTGCGCTCCCTCGCTCGCTTCTCAGAGCACGGCACCCGCAGCCGCgagccttcctcctccagtgACAACTGGAGCCACTCGCAGTCCACAGAGACCATcgtctccaacagctccaccaTCTCCTCCCAGGGTGGCTCTGACCGCCGGCAGCCCGAGGCAGGGCCGTACAGTGAGGCAGATGCCGTGGCTTGCTCCAACACCGACCAAGTCAGCATCTACAGCTCCAACAGCTTcgccagctcctgctccaagcCTGCTGCCAGCCACACGCCTGTGGCCCCCGGGCTCCTGGCCGTGGGGGGCAGCAGCGGCCGGGCATCCCCCGCCTACAGCACGAGCAGCCAGGCGGAGGGCTCGGACACAGGCAGCATGGCCAGCGAGCGCTCCTCCACCCGCAGCGTCTCCCTCAGGAAGATGAAGaagcccccggccccccctcgCAGGACCTACTCGCTGTACCAGAAAGCCGAGGGGGAGCCCaaggtgctggggctgccccccaaGCCCGACCGGCGGTCCCAGCGGGAGAGCAGCGTGCCCTGGGCCGCACGCCACGAGCCCTTCAGCCCCACGGCCGAGGATGAGGTCTTCTCCCCGTCGTCGCTGAGCGAGACCAGCAGCCTCCGCTCCGAGAGCCTGGCCGGCACCAGCTCCCCCGAGGCCTCgcggggcagccctggggtgACGGTGGTGCTGATGGAGCCCCAGGCTCCGTCCAAGTGGAGCTGCCCGGACGGGTCTGACCGCACCATGTCCCCCTCCAGTGGCTACTCCAGCCAGAGCGGGACGCCCACGCTGCCCGCCAAGGGGCTGGGACCCCCATCTGTGTCCCcgggcagggctcagccccagaAGCCGGACCGGGTCTGCTCCCTGCAGTCACCTGCACTCTCCGTGTCCTCCTCCCtcacctccatctcctcctcagCCTCAGACCCGGCTCCCCACGAGACACTGCCCTGCCGCTCAGACCGGTTCATCATCCCGCCGCACCCCAAGGTGCCCgctcccttctccccaccacccaccaagccccagcagcccatggcccccgccggccccctcctcccctcgccGAGCCCACCGGTGCCCAGCACTGCCGGCCAGGAGCCCTCggccaagcccagcagcaagTCTCCACCGCCATCGCCGCCGCCTGCCTACCACCCGCCTCCTCCGCCGGTGAAGAAGGTGGAGGGGAGCCCCCAGGCCGCCAGCGAGGCCCCCGTCGATGCCGCCTGGCCCCCACCACCTCCGCCGGCTCCCGAGGAGCATGACCTGTCCATGGCAGACTTCCCCCCTCCGGATGAAGCCtatctctccagcctgcccgATGCCGCACCGGCTCCGGCGGCCGGGCAGAAAGTGGCGCCAAGCCCAGGGGCTGCGTCTTCCTCATTCTTGGCCACCGTCTCCTCACGCAGCCAGCAGCAAGGCCCACTGGCCGGGGCACCGCAGCCGCCATCCCATGCTGAGCCTCCTCCCGAGGCTGCCGTGCCCCCACCGCCGCCTCTCCCACCACCCTCGGCTCTGGCTCCACCTCCCCAAACCAGCCTTAAGAAGGCAGCCAACGGCCCCCGGGCGGACGCCAAGAAGGAGCCGGCATCGCGGAGCAAGAGCGGCCCGGTGCCCAAGGAGGACGCCAGCCTGCCCATCGTCACGCCCTCGCTGCTGCAGATGGTGCGGCTGCGCTCCGTGAACGTGGAGCCGCCTGCCGGGGCTGGTGCCGGTGCCGAGGAGCGACCGGCACCCCAGAAGCCCGTCCGCCGGTCCCTGTCCATGCGGCAGCCCCCTCCTGCCAAAGATGCGGTGCCTTCGAACCAGCTCCACCACGCCGTGCATCTCAAGGCAGCCGCCTTGTCCTCCGGCGAGGCTGCGGAGAAGCCGCCGGGCAGCAGAGCGGCTCTGCCCGGCCCTGAGGCCCCCCCCGGGGACGGCCAGCTCTCCCCCAGGCACAAGTCGCCAGCCTCCACCGCCAGCTTCATCTTCGCCAAGAGCTCCAAGAAGCTGGTGATCGAGACGGCCTCGTCCCCCGAGGCGCAGGCCGACCTGAAGAGGAACTTGGTGGCCGAGCTGATGAATTTCTCGGGGCAGCGCTCGGCAGCCCCGGCTGCCACCCAGCAGGGCCCTGGCAAGGTGCAAGCCCACCGAAAACCCAGCAAGATGCCCCCTCCGGTAGCCAAGAAGCCTTCGCTTGGCCCGGGGCCAGCTCCTTCCCCCCTGAGCCCAAAGGCACCGGGGACAGAGGCGCTGGGCTCCCCTGTGCCGGACGGGAAGGCCAAGGCAGTGCCAGCGGACGAGAGCAGGACTAAGAGCGAGCCGGCAGGGACGGCGGCCTCGGGGACGGAGGGCAGGAGTGCCGTGGAGCCGACGGCTCAGAGCCTCCCCGCACAAG ATGGACGGGGAGAGACGGCCTGA
- the KIAA1522 gene encoding uncharacterized protein KIAA1522 homolog isoform X2, with translation MGNAHRKRSPAGIKAGSSWPFGRAGKPGAGAAKGDAEKRLSVQYTAGEECPDNVFFPSTRPPHLEELHNQAQQGLKSLQHQEKQKQTKSAWDHGDTSSLQSCASLEDDSVSFRSRTASCATNSTSEDALSIRSEMIQRKGSTFRPHDSFPKSSERAGKKRKERRTTVLGIPQHVQKELGLRNSREAKGCPDGDGRGQAGRGGSPTPQVLLNGGQVSGDAIRIPTIDGKLQTLAVPGGARVCLGALEEADAALQKHINRVYYDDTLLGRKTAAKLSPMVRPKSLAVPGMTTNASPPELLSPVMSISPQGTYMSKIIPNAILPPMVDVVALTRSSVRTLSRCSLVSSSPASVRSLARFSEHGTRSREPSSSSDNWSHSQSTETIVSNSSTISSQGGSDRRQPEAGPYSEADAVACSNTDQVSIYSSNSFASSCSKPAASHTPVAPGLLAVGGSSGRASPAYSTSSQAEGSDTGSMASERSSTRSVSLRKMKKPPAPPRRTYSLYQKAEGEPKVLGLPPKPDRRSQRESSVPWAARHEPFSPTAEDEVFSPSSLSETSSLRSESLAGTSSPEASRGSPGVTVVLMEPQAPSKWSCPDGSDRTMSPSSGYSSQSGTPTLPAKGLGPPSVSPGRAQPQKPDRVCSLQSPALSVSSSLTSISSSASDPAPHETLPCRSDRFIIPPHPKVPAPFSPPPTKPQQPMAPAGPLLPSPSPPVPSTAGQEPSAKPSSKSPPPSPPPAYHPPPPPVKKVEGSPQAASEAPVDAAWPPPPPPAPEEHDLSMADFPPPDEAYLSSLPDAAPAPAAGQKVAPSPGAASSSFLATVSSRSQQQGPLAGAPQPPSHAEPPPEAAVPPPPPLPPPSALAPPPQTSLKKAANGPRADAKKEPASRSKSGPVPKEDASLPIVTPSLLQMVRLRSVNVEPPAGAGAGAEERPAPQKPVRRSLSMRQPPPAKDAVPSNQLHHAVHLKAAALSSGEAAEKPPGSRAALPGPEAPPGDGQLSPRHKSPASTASFIFAKSSKKLVIETASSPEAQADLKRNLVAELMNFSGQRSAAPAATQQGPGKVQAHRKPSKMPPPVAKKPSLGPGPAPSPLSPKAPGTEALGSPVPDGKAKAVPADESRTKSEPAGTAASGTEGRSAVEPTAQSLPAQDGRGETA, from the exons GCGCTGCCAAGGGCGATGCCGAGAAGCGGCTGAGCGTGCAGTACACGGCGGGCGAGGAATGCCCCGACAACGTCTTCTTCCCCAGCACACGGCCCCCGCACCTGGAGGAGCTGCACAACCAGGCTCAGCAGGGACTGAAGTCCCTGCAGCACCAGG agaagcagaagcagacCAAAAGTGCCTGGGACCACGGGGACACCAGCAGCCTCCAG TCCTGCGCATCCTTGGAGGATGACAGCGTGTCCTTCCGGAGCCGGACGGCCTCCTGTGCCACGAACAGCACCTCCGAGGACGCCCTCTCCATCCGCTCCGAGATGATCCAGCGGAAAG GTTCCACCTTCCGACCGCACGACTCCTTTCCCAAATCCTCGGAGAGGGCTGgcaagaagaggaaggagaggaggacaaCGGTGCTGGGCATCCCCCAGCATGTCCAGAAGGAGCTGG GTCTCAGGAACAGCCGGGAAGCCAAAGGATGCCCCGATGGTGATGGccgagggcaggcagggcgcGGTGGCAGCCCCACGCCgcaggtcttgctgaatggcgGGCAGGTCTCCGGCGACGCCATCCGCATCCCCACCATCGACGGGAAACTGCAGACGCTGGCTGTCCCCGGGGGCGCCCGTGTCTGCCTGGGAGCCTTGGAGGAGGCGGACGCGGCCCTGCAGAAGCACATCAACCGGGTTTATTACGACGACACGTTGCTGGGGAGGAAGACGGCGGCCAAGCTGTCGCCCATGGTGAGGCCGAAGTCACTAGCCGTGCCGGGCATGACCACCAACGCCAGCCCCCCGGAGCTGCTGAGCCCCGTCATGTCCATCTCACCCCAGGGCACCTACATGTCCAAGATCATCCCCAACGCCATCCTGCCACCCATGGTGGACGTGGTGGCCCTGACCCGGAGCAGCGTGCGGACGCTGAGCCGCTGCAGCCTGGTGTCCTCCAGCCCGGCCTCAGTGCGCTCCCTCGCTCGCTTCTCAGAGCACGGCACCCGCAGCCGCgagccttcctcctccagtgACAACTGGAGCCACTCGCAGTCCACAGAGACCATcgtctccaacagctccaccaTCTCCTCCCAGGGTGGCTCTGACCGCCGGCAGCCCGAGGCAGGGCCGTACAGTGAGGCAGATGCCGTGGCTTGCTCCAACACCGACCAAGTCAGCATCTACAGCTCCAACAGCTTcgccagctcctgctccaagcCTGCTGCCAGCCACACGCCTGTGGCCCCCGGGCTCCTGGCCGTGGGGGGCAGCAGCGGCCGGGCATCCCCCGCCTACAGCACGAGCAGCCAGGCGGAGGGCTCGGACACAGGCAGCATGGCCAGCGAGCGCTCCTCCACCCGCAGCGTCTCCCTCAGGAAGATGAAGaagcccccggccccccctcgCAGGACCTACTCGCTGTACCAGAAAGCCGAGGGGGAGCCCaaggtgctggggctgccccccaaGCCCGACCGGCGGTCCCAGCGGGAGAGCAGCGTGCCCTGGGCCGCACGCCACGAGCCCTTCAGCCCCACGGCCGAGGATGAGGTCTTCTCCCCGTCGTCGCTGAGCGAGACCAGCAGCCTCCGCTCCGAGAGCCTGGCCGGCACCAGCTCCCCCGAGGCCTCgcggggcagccctggggtgACGGTGGTGCTGATGGAGCCCCAGGCTCCGTCCAAGTGGAGCTGCCCGGACGGGTCTGACCGCACCATGTCCCCCTCCAGTGGCTACTCCAGCCAGAGCGGGACGCCCACGCTGCCCGCCAAGGGGCTGGGACCCCCATCTGTGTCCCcgggcagggctcagccccagaAGCCGGACCGGGTCTGCTCCCTGCAGTCACCTGCACTCTCCGTGTCCTCCTCCCtcacctccatctcctcctcagCCTCAGACCCGGCTCCCCACGAGACACTGCCCTGCCGCTCAGACCGGTTCATCATCCCGCCGCACCCCAAGGTGCCCgctcccttctccccaccacccaccaagccccagcagcccatggcccccgccggccccctcctcccctcgccGAGCCCACCGGTGCCCAGCACTGCCGGCCAGGAGCCCTCggccaagcccagcagcaagTCTCCACCGCCATCGCCGCCGCCTGCCTACCACCCGCCTCCTCCGCCGGTGAAGAAGGTGGAGGGGAGCCCCCAGGCCGCCAGCGAGGCCCCCGTCGATGCCGCCTGGCCCCCACCACCTCCGCCGGCTCCCGAGGAGCATGACCTGTCCATGGCAGACTTCCCCCCTCCGGATGAAGCCtatctctccagcctgcccgATGCCGCACCGGCTCCGGCGGCCGGGCAGAAAGTGGCGCCAAGCCCAGGGGCTGCGTCTTCCTCATTCTTGGCCACCGTCTCCTCACGCAGCCAGCAGCAAGGCCCACTGGCCGGGGCACCGCAGCCGCCATCCCATGCTGAGCCTCCTCCCGAGGCTGCCGTGCCCCCACCGCCGCCTCTCCCACCACCCTCGGCTCTGGCTCCACCTCCCCAAACCAGCCTTAAGAAGGCAGCCAACGGCCCCCGGGCGGACGCCAAGAAGGAGCCGGCATCGCGGAGCAAGAGCGGCCCGGTGCCCAAGGAGGACGCCAGCCTGCCCATCGTCACGCCCTCGCTGCTGCAGATGGTGCGGCTGCGCTCCGTGAACGTGGAGCCGCCTGCCGGGGCTGGTGCCGGTGCCGAGGAGCGACCGGCACCCCAGAAGCCCGTCCGCCGGTCCCTGTCCATGCGGCAGCCCCCTCCTGCCAAAGATGCGGTGCCTTCGAACCAGCTCCACCACGCCGTGCATCTCAAGGCAGCCGCCTTGTCCTCCGGCGAGGCTGCGGAGAAGCCGCCGGGCAGCAGAGCGGCTCTGCCCGGCCCTGAGGCCCCCCCCGGGGACGGCCAGCTCTCCCCCAGGCACAAGTCGCCAGCCTCCACCGCCAGCTTCATCTTCGCCAAGAGCTCCAAGAAGCTGGTGATCGAGACGGCCTCGTCCCCCGAGGCGCAGGCCGACCTGAAGAGGAACTTGGTGGCCGAGCTGATGAATTTCTCGGGGCAGCGCTCGGCAGCCCCGGCTGCCACCCAGCAGGGCCCTGGCAAGGTGCAAGCCCACCGAAAACCCAGCAAGATGCCCCCTCCGGTAGCCAAGAAGCCTTCGCTTGGCCCGGGGCCAGCTCCTTCCCCCCTGAGCCCAAAGGCACCGGGGACAGAGGCGCTGGGCTCCCCTGTGCCGGACGGGAAGGCCAAGGCAGTGCCAGCGGACGAGAGCAGGACTAAGAGCGAGCCGGCAGGGACGGCGGCCTCGGGGACGGAGGGCAGGAGTGCCGTGGAGCCGACGGCTCAGAGCCTCCCCGCACAAG ATGGACGGGGAGAGACGGCCTGA